From a single Planctellipticum variicoloris genomic region:
- a CDS encoding class I SAM-dependent methyltransferase translates to MALLTTAQLEASPIVANNRMNRERNLAGSNGYDRELRLHPLERLADVVRRRGQASWLDLCCGTGRALVEAAQQADVANLPLTIVGVDLAGLFFPASSPRLVRHEASLTDWQPDRFFDLITCVHDLHYIGDKLDLLARAASWLTDNGLLVGNLDLANLRLADGRPAARIFAAEFRR, encoded by the coding sequence ATGGCACTCCTCACCACCGCACAACTCGAAGCCTCCCCCATCGTCGCCAACAACCGCATGAACCGCGAGCGGAACCTCGCCGGCTCCAACGGCTACGACCGGGAGCTGCGGCTGCACCCGCTGGAGCGCCTGGCCGACGTCGTCCGGCGCCGCGGACAGGCGAGCTGGCTCGACCTCTGCTGCGGGACCGGCCGGGCGCTGGTCGAAGCGGCACAACAGGCCGATGTGGCCAACCTGCCGCTGACCATCGTCGGCGTCGATCTGGCCGGGCTGTTTTTCCCCGCCTCTTCGCCGCGACTGGTGCGGCACGAAGCCAGCCTCACCGACTGGCAGCCGGACCGGTTCTTCGATCTCATCACTTGCGTCCACGACCTGCATTACATCGGCGACAAACTCGACTTGCTCGCGCGAGCGGCAAGCTGGCTGACCGACAATGGCCTGCTGGTCGGCAATCTCGACCTGGCCAATCTGCGGCTCGCGGACGGTCGACCCGCCGCACGCATCTTCGCGGCCGAGTTCCGGCGGTAG
- a CDS encoding FAD-binding oxidoreductase — protein sequence MSALADAPAHLVTAAFLDKLRSIVGDGNVLAQAEELLVYECDGYVVEKQTPDAVVFPTTTEQVSQIVKLCNAHHIPFVPRGAGTSLAGGCLPIGGGVMLALTRMKQILEVSVRDRYAVVQPGLVNVHLTQRLKGTGYHYAPDPSSQGACTVGGNFATNSGGPHTLKYGVTVNHVLGAEVVLPDGSVVELGGPVEDSPGYDLTGLFVGSEGTLGICTKLYVRLTRDPAAYRTMLGVFETVDDATQAISSIIGAGIVPAALELMDQGIVQALEQAFHFGFPLDAGAVLLIEVDGLEVAVDDEAERITTLCLANMAREVRRAKTAQERQLLWKCRKQAFGAIGRLSPSYCTQDGVVPRTRLPEILRFITDCGLRHNIRIVNVFHAGDGNIHPILLFDERDKEQVERVLKASDEILEKCIDLGGSVTGEHGIGVEKISFMNKLFTPEDLAVMQSIHDCFNPDGQCSPGKMLPTSAGCGNEYVPRKNPGRKASL from the coding sequence ATGTCCGCTCTGGCCGACGCGCCTGCCCACCTGGTCACTGCCGCGTTTCTCGACAAACTCCGCTCCATCGTCGGCGACGGGAATGTCCTGGCTCAGGCCGAGGAGCTCCTCGTTTACGAGTGCGACGGCTACGTCGTCGAGAAGCAGACGCCCGACGCCGTCGTCTTCCCGACGACCACCGAGCAGGTCTCGCAGATCGTCAAGCTCTGCAATGCGCACCACATCCCGTTCGTGCCGCGCGGGGCCGGGACGAGCCTGGCCGGCGGGTGCCTGCCGATCGGCGGCGGCGTGATGCTGGCCCTGACGCGGATGAAGCAGATCCTCGAAGTCAGCGTCCGCGACCGCTACGCCGTCGTCCAGCCGGGGCTGGTCAACGTCCACCTGACGCAGCGGCTCAAAGGGACCGGCTACCACTACGCCCCCGATCCGTCGAGCCAGGGAGCCTGCACGGTCGGCGGCAATTTCGCGACCAACTCCGGCGGGCCGCACACGCTCAAGTATGGCGTGACCGTCAATCACGTCCTCGGAGCCGAGGTCGTGCTGCCCGATGGATCAGTCGTCGAACTTGGCGGCCCGGTCGAAGACTCTCCCGGCTATGACCTGACCGGGCTGTTCGTTGGCAGCGAAGGAACGCTCGGCATCTGCACCAAGCTCTACGTCCGCCTGACGCGCGACCCGGCCGCCTACCGGACCATGCTCGGCGTATTTGAAACGGTCGACGACGCGACGCAGGCCATCAGCAGCATCATCGGGGCAGGGATCGTCCCGGCCGCGCTGGAGCTGATGGACCAGGGGATCGTGCAGGCGCTCGAACAGGCTTTTCACTTCGGCTTCCCGCTCGACGCCGGGGCCGTGCTGCTGATCGAAGTCGATGGCCTCGAAGTCGCCGTCGACGACGAAGCCGAGCGGATCACCACGCTCTGCCTAGCGAACATGGCCCGCGAAGTCCGCCGGGCGAAGACCGCCCAGGAGCGCCAGCTCCTCTGGAAATGCCGCAAGCAGGCCTTCGGCGCGATCGGCCGATTGAGCCCGAGTTACTGCACTCAAGACGGCGTCGTCCCCCGCACGCGGCTGCCGGAGATCCTGCGGTTCATCACCGACTGCGGCCTGCGGCACAACATCCGCATCGTGAACGTCTTCCATGCGGGGGACGGGAACATCCACCCGATTCTGCTGTTCGACGAACGGGACAAGGAGCAGGTCGAACGCGTGCTGAAAGCCAGCGACGAGATTCTGGAGAAGTGCATCGACCTCGGCGGCAGCGTGACCGGCGAGCACGGCATCGGAGTCGAGAAGATCAGCTTCATGAACAAGCTCTTCACCCCCGAAGACCTTGCCGTGATGCAGTCGATCCACGACTGTTTCAACCCCGACGGCCAGTGCAGCCCCGGCAAAATGCTGCCGACGTCGGCGGGCTGCGGCAACGAATATGTGCCCCGCAAGAACCCCGGCCGGAAGGCTTCGCTGTAG
- a CDS encoding FAD-binding oxidoreductase, giving the protein MTNAFTPATQTELARFVAENAQGAKRPLTPVGGRTALHFGYAGKDGAQVVDLHGLSKVIDYPARDMTVTVEAGLRIDELQTLLRTERQRLPIDIAQSARATIGGAIATNTSGPRRFGHGTFRDYVIGISAVDAHGKLFKGGGRVVKNVAGYDLCKLLTGSRGSLGIISQVTLKLRPVAETSAFLWCPFEIFAEVENALGRLLQSDARPVALEVLAGSAAHLIANEARAGLPSASPVLCVGVEGTPQEVEWQLDRLRKEITPYGVQDLIRVEGESAEHLWTALTEFQTSADDPLTFQANLLPSRCMEFADAAVKLGVSVQVHAGNGIVIGQLPEEAATVEQALAALSSLRQFARQAKGNLQVLHCDPEWKSRMPMCGDPEPAWPLMRQLKQSLDPHGLLNPGRFIDA; this is encoded by the coding sequence ATGACCAACGCCTTCACCCCCGCCACGCAGACCGAACTCGCCCGCTTCGTGGCCGAGAACGCCCAGGGCGCCAAACGACCGCTCACGCCCGTCGGCGGACGAACGGCCCTCCACTTCGGCTATGCTGGCAAAGACGGCGCCCAGGTCGTCGACCTGCACGGACTGTCGAAAGTCATCGACTATCCCGCCCGCGATATGACAGTCACCGTGGAAGCCGGGCTGCGCATCGACGAGCTGCAGACGCTGCTCCGGACTGAACGTCAGCGGCTGCCGATCGATATCGCGCAGTCGGCCCGGGCCACGATCGGCGGGGCGATCGCTACAAATACCAGCGGGCCGCGACGGTTCGGGCACGGCACCTTTCGCGATTACGTGATCGGCATCTCCGCGGTCGACGCCCACGGCAAGCTGTTCAAAGGGGGCGGCCGAGTTGTCAAAAACGTCGCCGGGTATGACCTCTGCAAGCTGTTGACCGGCTCGCGCGGCTCGCTGGGGATCATCTCCCAGGTCACGCTCAAGCTGCGGCCTGTCGCGGAAACTTCCGCGTTCTTGTGGTGTCCGTTCGAGATCTTTGCCGAGGTCGAAAACGCTCTCGGCCGGCTGCTGCAGTCCGACGCCCGGCCGGTCGCGCTCGAAGTCCTCGCCGGGAGTGCGGCCCATCTGATCGCGAATGAGGCGCGGGCGGGACTGCCGTCGGCTTCGCCAGTCCTCTGCGTCGGCGTCGAAGGAACGCCGCAGGAAGTCGAGTGGCAGCTCGACCGGCTGCGGAAAGAGATCACCCCGTACGGCGTGCAGGATCTGATCCGGGTTGAAGGGGAGTCGGCAGAACATCTCTGGACCGCTCTGACCGAGTTTCAGACGTCCGCCGATGACCCGCTGACATTCCAGGCGAACCTGCTCCCGTCGCGCTGCATGGAGTTCGCCGATGCTGCAGTCAAGCTCGGCGTTTCCGTCCAGGTCCATGCCGGGAACGGCATCGTGATCGGTCAGTTGCCGGAAGAGGCCGCGACCGTCGAGCAGGCGCTGGCGGCTCTCAGTTCGCTGCGGCAGTTTGCGAGACAGGCGAAGGGGAATCTGCAGGTGCTGCACTGCGATCCGGAGTGGAAATCCCGCATGCCGATGTGCGGCGATCCCGAACCCGCCTGGCCCCTGATGCGACAGCTCAAGCAGTCGCTCGATCCCCACGGACTCCTGAATCCCGGCCGCTTCATCGACGCCTGA
- a CDS encoding (Fe-S)-binding protein, protein MTAPATDKTPSDPHQLGESINYERFLDCVHCGLCTAACPTYLETGDENNSPRGRIYLMRAVTDGRLELTDKVRGHLDLCLDCRSCESACPSGVQYGRLIEPFRVEVQQQDVRLGRRAPDGWFQRWILYGMFPYAGRTRLALFPAKIAQVLGLDRLADKLGLTKLLPEKLQRMHRLLPKLQPRGPSLPEVLPAIGPKRAKVALFTGCVADAMFHHVHWATARVLQLNGCEVVIPKSQVCCAAIHYHSGAGAPAMQFAKSNISAFPDDLDAIIVNVAGCGSMLKDYGHMAEELAPGQPELHSQFNRFAGRIKDVSEFLAELGPIAPKGEVRLKATYHDACHLCHAQKIREQPRQLLNLVPGLELIPLAESEICCGAAGSYNLTQGEMADRLGERKLQNILATGAKVLISANTGCTLQIAAILRDGGHDIQVLHPMEILDRSYRGGDSGK, encoded by the coding sequence GTGACAGCCCCAGCCACCGATAAGACGCCGAGCGACCCCCACCAACTGGGGGAGTCGATCAACTACGAACGGTTTCTGGACTGCGTCCACTGCGGTCTGTGCACCGCCGCCTGCCCGACGTACCTGGAAACCGGCGACGAGAATAACAGCCCCCGCGGACGGATCTATCTAATGCGGGCGGTCACCGACGGCCGGCTGGAGCTGACCGACAAAGTCCGCGGCCATCTGGACCTCTGCCTCGACTGCCGGAGCTGCGAATCGGCCTGCCCGTCGGGGGTGCAATACGGTCGGCTGATCGAGCCGTTTCGCGTGGAAGTCCAGCAGCAGGACGTCCGACTGGGACGACGGGCCCCGGACGGCTGGTTCCAGCGCTGGATCCTCTACGGCATGTTCCCCTATGCAGGCAGAACCCGGCTGGCTTTATTCCCGGCCAAGATCGCCCAGGTGCTGGGACTCGACCGGCTGGCGGACAAGCTCGGCCTGACGAAGCTGCTGCCGGAGAAGCTGCAGCGGATGCACCGCCTGCTGCCGAAACTGCAGCCCCGCGGCCCGTCGCTGCCGGAGGTCCTGCCGGCGATTGGCCCGAAGCGGGCAAAGGTGGCTCTGTTCACGGGCTGTGTCGCGGACGCGATGTTTCACCACGTCCACTGGGCCACCGCCCGCGTGCTGCAGCTGAACGGCTGCGAAGTGGTGATTCCGAAGTCGCAGGTCTGTTGCGCGGCGATTCACTACCACAGCGGAGCCGGCGCCCCGGCAATGCAGTTCGCGAAGTCGAACATCTCGGCGTTTCCCGACGATCTCGATGCAATCATCGTAAACGTCGCCGGCTGCGGTTCCATGCTCAAAGACTACGGCCATATGGCCGAGGAGCTGGCCCCCGGTCAACCGGAGCTGCACTCACAGTTCAATCGCTTCGCGGGGCGGATCAAGGATGTCTCGGAGTTCCTCGCCGAACTGGGGCCGATCGCTCCGAAGGGCGAAGTCCGCCTGAAAGCGACGTATCACGACGCCTGTCACCTGTGCCACGCCCAGAAAATCCGGGAGCAGCCGCGGCAGCTCCTGAACCTCGTCCCCGGTCTCGAACTCATCCCATTAGCGGAGTCGGAGATCTGTTGCGGCGCGGCGGGGAGCTATAATTTGACGCAGGGGGAAATGGCCGACCGCCTGGGCGAACGGAAGCTGCAGAACATTCTGGCGACCGGGGCAAAAGTGCTCATCTCCGCGAATACCGGCTGCACGCTGCAGATTGCCGCCATCCTCCGCGATGGCGGGCACGATATCCAGGTGCTCCATCCGATGGAAATCCTGGACCGGAGCTACCGGGGCGGCGATTCAGGCAAGTGA
- a CDS encoding HAD family hydrolase, translated as MAIRAVCFDFDGLMFNTEHVFYDAAEVLLGRRQIPMSKGAMDSMLGRRPPESFYSLVSYLGIDEDPLELLAESRLIFADLLDGRLQPMPGLFELLDHVEHLQLPKGVATSSPREYLDELLDRYGLKDRFAVTLTAEDVTHGKPHPEIYLTAASRMGVTAPEMLVLEDSQTGTKAGVSAGACVVSVPHDHTADHCFEGAAHIASGLDDPRIRTLLAG; from the coding sequence ATGGCGATTCGCGCAGTCTGTTTCGATTTCGACGGGTTGATGTTCAATACCGAGCACGTCTTCTACGACGCCGCCGAAGTGCTGCTGGGGAGGCGGCAGATTCCGATGTCCAAGGGGGCGATGGACTCGATGCTGGGTCGACGGCCGCCCGAGTCCTTTTACAGCCTCGTGAGCTATCTGGGGATCGACGAGGACCCGCTGGAGCTGCTCGCCGAGTCGCGGCTGATCTTTGCCGACCTGCTCGACGGCCGGCTGCAGCCGATGCCTGGGCTGTTTGAACTGCTGGATCACGTCGAACACTTGCAGCTCCCCAAAGGAGTCGCAACGTCGTCGCCGCGGGAATACCTCGACGAACTGCTCGACCGGTACGGGCTCAAGGATCGCTTCGCGGTCACGTTGACGGCCGAGGACGTGACCCACGGCAAACCGCACCCGGAAATCTATCTGACCGCGGCCAGCCGGATGGGGGTGACGGCTCCGGAGATGCTGGTCCTGGAAGACAGCCAGACGGGGACGAAGGCCGGGGTTTCGGCGGGAGCCTGCGTGGTCTCGGTTCCCCACGATCACACCGCCGACCACTGCTTTGAAGGGGCGGCCCACATCGCCTCCGGCCTGGATGATCCGCGGATTCGGACGCTGCTCGCGGGCTGA
- a CDS encoding glycosyltransferase family protein, translated as MRILYGANSQGQGHFSKAAVLVPLLEARGHDVRVVSSGPTPPEGYRFSWHRHFYGLPYAVSDGRTDYGLTIRRWVRDLPKLFGSFAKVRRLVQEFEPELILSDFEPLTASPLLGARCEVICISRQVALSDRAISVPDCAALDMRLTRTAVRLFTCGADRTYGYHYEPASFRCVPPVLRPEIFSARPLDGEHLLVYCHFDDARALIDWAADRRQPVRAYGFPQVPRGRQGFVEFRPPSRTGMLDDLRTARAVVTNAGLTTPIEAFLLGKPVCVTPIRNQWEQVVNAYHLHEAGLATHCETWDFDRALETPPRSVNHPLLPWLRTAPDAILDHILDERPAATRPATLPFRRAA; from the coding sequence ATGCGGATCCTTTACGGCGCGAATTCCCAGGGACAGGGACACTTCTCCAAGGCGGCCGTCCTCGTGCCGCTGCTGGAAGCGCGCGGCCATGACGTGCGCGTGGTCTCGTCCGGACCGACGCCGCCCGAGGGCTATCGTTTCTCCTGGCATCGGCACTTCTACGGCTTGCCGTATGCCGTGAGCGATGGGCGCACCGACTACGGTTTGACGATCCGTCGCTGGGTCCGCGATCTGCCGAAACTCTTTGGCAGTTTTGCGAAAGTCCGCCGGCTCGTGCAGGAATTCGAGCCCGAGCTGATCCTCAGCGATTTCGAGCCGCTGACGGCCAGTCCGCTGCTGGGAGCGCGTTGCGAGGTGATCTGCATCAGCCGGCAGGTCGCCCTGTCGGATCGCGCGATTTCAGTTCCCGACTGTGCCGCCCTCGACATGCGGCTGACGCGCACCGCGGTGCGGCTCTTTACCTGCGGGGCCGATCGGACTTACGGCTATCACTACGAGCCCGCTTCGTTCCGGTGCGTGCCGCCGGTGCTGCGACCCGAGATCTTCTCGGCCAGGCCCCTGGATGGCGAGCATCTGCTGGTCTACTGCCATTTCGACGACGCCCGGGCGCTGATCGACTGGGCCGCGGATCGCCGGCAGCCGGTGCGGGCCTATGGATTTCCGCAAGTTCCGCGCGGACGGCAGGGGTTTGTCGAATTCCGTCCGCCGAGCCGGACCGGCATGCTCGACGACCTGCGAACGGCCCGGGCGGTCGTCACGAACGCCGGGCTGACGACGCCGATCGAGGCGTTTCTGCTGGGCAAACCGGTCTGCGTGACGCCGATCCGCAACCAGTGGGAACAGGTCGTCAACGCGTATCATCTGCACGAGGCGGGGCTCGCGACGCATTGCGAAACGTGGGACTTCGACCGGGCGCTGGAGACGCCGCCCCGGAGCGTCAATCACCCGCTGCTGCCGTGGCTGCGAACGGCTCCTGACGCGATTCTGGATCACATTCTCGACGAGCGTCCGGCCGCAACCCGGCCCGCGACGCTCCCGTTCCGCCGGGCGGCCTGA
- the sixA gene encoding phosphohistidine phosphatase SixA, with the protein MQIWVARHGEAVDPDQCATDFDRALTDRGRRQVGELARWLATRTVLPELIWHSPLIRAGQTAQAFAAEWPAEIPVEQTSVMAPGMRCERLLEAVRSRAVERILCVGHQPDVGECVFQACGGRVAYSPGAVACLEFGELLLPRAGRLKWLTDPDWFG; encoded by the coding sequence ATGCAGATCTGGGTGGCTCGACACGGCGAAGCGGTCGATCCCGACCAGTGCGCCACGGACTTCGACCGTGCCCTGACCGATCGCGGCCGGAGGCAGGTCGGCGAACTGGCCCGCTGGCTGGCCACGCGGACGGTGCTGCCCGAACTGATCTGGCACAGCCCGCTCATCCGAGCCGGGCAGACGGCTCAGGCCTTCGCCGCCGAATGGCCCGCGGAAATTCCCGTGGAACAGACCTCAGTGATGGCCCCCGGCATGCGCTGCGAACGCCTGCTGGAAGCCGTCCGCAGTCGGGCCGTGGAACGCATTTTGTGCGTCGGCCATCAGCCGGACGTCGGCGAGTGCGTCTTCCAGGCATGCGGCGGTCGCGTGGCGTATTCGCCCGGCGCCGTGGCCTGTCTGGAGTTCGGCGAACTGCTGCTGCCCCGCGCCGGACGGCTCAAGTGGCTGACCGATCCCGACTGGTTCGGCTGA
- a CDS encoding acyl carrier protein, whose product MQRLRAIPLLRLLICGLMFAGCGPSIESEPAPRVAVASPTQSGKPETVDRVRSMVAKLLQVPVDKVQPTTTLKDIGADELDLVELVMELEDTYGILIADEALVELAGGLEPLDMSKVSIERLAALVDRLRAGAPQLSAREPQPR is encoded by the coding sequence ATGCAGCGTCTCCGTGCAATTCCGCTTCTGCGACTGCTAATCTGCGGCTTAATGTTCGCCGGGTGCGGTCCGTCAATTGAAAGCGAACCCGCGCCTCGCGTAGCAGTGGCCAGTCCAACTCAATCCGGCAAGCCGGAAACTGTCGATCGCGTTCGGTCGATGGTGGCGAAACTGTTGCAAGTGCCCGTCGACAAAGTCCAACCAACAACGACGCTCAAAGACATTGGAGCTGACGAGCTGGATCTGGTTGAGCTTGTAATGGAACTGGAAGACACCTACGGCATTCTCATCGCGGATGAAGCACTCGTGGAACTCGCAGGGGGCCTGGAGCCGCTTGATATGAGCAAAGTCTCAATCGAGCGACTGGCAGCACTGGTTGATCGACTTCGAGCCGGGGCGCCACAGCTTTCTGCGAGGGAGCCGCAGCCACGCTGA
- a CDS encoding LamG-like jellyroll fold domain-containing protein: protein MRCALIALLLLPVLANSSWAHPDKKDPGLVLHFAVGGHPIEDGEWEDETHRWTAQLVGKPAVAMLGPTEALALNGTTDWLTLGPGSELQPRLPQKELSVAAWVNVADAGRSGGIAGWMQHDRQAQAGWMLGTRAGRWCFALAGQGGQGLTYLNPASAEIDFHRWHYVVATYDGQTMRLFVDGKQQAESTEQSGEIRVPAAGDLTLGAFVDSRNRRPLQGALFDVKVYSRALSAEEIAAVAKKNDNLIAWTPPVTTDLEFAVKPYLQFGTTDSMIVMSETTRPSTMVVEYGPRSPLTERAESAGRRLINEVQLTGLKPQTQYFYRVVSTDESGRSATSELLSFQTAPTADAAWSFAVIGDTQRNPEVTRKVAEGAYALRPHFLLHCGDVVDDGHARNQWVKDLFEPGYRLMSRATTFPVIGNHEQNSHWYYDYFALPKPEYYYTFHYGNSQFFMIDSNKPLGPDSEQYQWLETELAASKATWKFTCHHHPCFSSDVDDYGNHLTGEYKEPQPAWGDLNARQLVPLYEKHGVDIAFNGHIHVYERTWPLLRMTVNQKKGVRYITSGGGGGGLEDPAPQKSWFSLHVKKAHHFCYATIQDRTIQFKAYDIEDRLFDTFELTKPE from the coding sequence ATGCGTTGTGCGCTGATCGCTCTGCTCCTGCTCCCCGTTCTTGCAAATTCGAGTTGGGCTCATCCGGACAAAAAAGATCCCGGCCTCGTCCTGCACTTCGCCGTCGGCGGGCACCCGATCGAAGACGGCGAATGGGAGGACGAGACCCATCGCTGGACCGCGCAGCTCGTCGGCAAACCCGCCGTCGCCATGCTCGGACCGACCGAAGCCCTCGCTCTCAACGGCACGACCGACTGGCTGACCCTCGGCCCCGGCTCCGAACTCCAGCCGCGTCTGCCGCAGAAAGAACTCTCGGTCGCCGCCTGGGTCAACGTCGCAGACGCCGGCCGCTCCGGCGGCATCGCCGGCTGGATGCAGCACGACCGCCAGGCGCAGGCCGGCTGGATGCTCGGCACCCGCGCCGGCCGCTGGTGCTTCGCGCTCGCCGGTCAGGGGGGACAGGGCCTGACGTACCTCAACCCCGCCAGCGCCGAAATCGACTTCCATCGCTGGCACTACGTCGTCGCCACCTACGACGGCCAGACCATGCGGCTGTTCGTCGACGGAAAACAGCAGGCCGAGTCAACCGAGCAGTCGGGCGAGATTCGCGTCCCCGCCGCCGGGGATCTGACGCTCGGGGCCTTTGTCGATTCACGCAACCGTCGACCGCTGCAAGGCGCCCTCTTCGACGTCAAGGTCTACAGCCGGGCGCTGTCGGCGGAAGAAATCGCCGCCGTCGCGAAGAAGAACGACAATCTCATCGCCTGGACGCCCCCCGTCACCACCGATCTGGAATTCGCGGTCAAACCTTACCTGCAGTTCGGCACGACAGATTCGATGATCGTCATGAGCGAGACCACCCGGCCGTCGACGATGGTCGTGGAGTACGGCCCGCGCTCGCCGCTGACCGAGCGGGCCGAGTCCGCCGGCCGTCGGCTGATCAACGAAGTGCAACTCACCGGCCTCAAGCCGCAGACCCAATACTTCTATCGCGTCGTCAGCACCGATGAGTCGGGGCGCTCGGCGACCAGCGAGCTCCTCTCGTTCCAGACTGCGCCGACCGCCGACGCCGCCTGGTCGTTCGCCGTCATCGGCGACACCCAGCGCAATCCGGAAGTCACGCGCAAGGTCGCCGAAGGCGCTTACGCCCTCCGGCCCCACTTTCTGCTTCACTGCGGCGACGTCGTCGACGACGGTCACGCCAGGAATCAGTGGGTCAAAGACCTGTTCGAACCCGGCTACCGCCTCATGTCCCGCGCGACGACCTTCCCCGTCATCGGCAACCACGAGCAGAATTCGCACTGGTACTACGATTACTTCGCTCTGCCGAAACCCGAGTACTACTACACCTTCCACTACGGCAATTCGCAGTTCTTCATGATCGACAGCAACAAGCCGCTCGGCCCCGACAGCGAGCAGTACCAGTGGCTGGAAACGGAGCTGGCGGCCAGCAAAGCGACCTGGAAATTCACCTGCCACCACCACCCCTGCTTCTCGTCCGACGTCGACGACTACGGCAATCATCTGACCGGCGAATACAAGGAACCGCAGCCCGCCTGGGGCGACCTCAACGCCCGGCAGCTCGTCCCGCTTTACGAAAAGCACGGCGTCGACATCGCCTTCAACGGGCACATCCACGTCTACGAACGCACCTGGCCCCTGCTGCGCATGACCGTCAACCAGAAAAAGGGCGTCCGCTATATCACCAGCGGCGGTGGCGGCGGCGGCCTGGAAGACCCCGCCCCGCAGAAGTCCTGGTTCAGCCTTCACGTCAAGAAGGCCCACCACTTCTGCTACGCGACCATCCAGGACCGGACCATCCAGTTCAAAGCCTATGACATCGAAGACCGTCTCTTCGACACCTTCGAACTCACCAAACCCGAGTAG